A window from Eubalaena glacialis isolate mEubGla1 chromosome 1, mEubGla1.1.hap2.+ XY, whole genome shotgun sequence encodes these proteins:
- the HNRNPA3 gene encoding heterogeneous nuclear ribonucleoprotein A3 isoform X1, with the protein MEVKPPPGRPQPDSGRRRRRRGEEGHDPKEPEQLRKLFIGGLSFETTDDSLREHFEKWGTLTDCVVMRDPQTKRSRGFGFVTYSCVEEVDAAMCARPHKVDGRVVEPKRAVSREDSVKPGAHLTVKKIFVGGIKEDTEEYNLRDYFEKYGKIETIEVMEDRQSGKKRGFAFVTFDDHDTVDKIVVQKYHTINGHNCEVKKALSKQEMQSAGSQRGRGGGSGNFMGRGGNFGGGGGNFGRGGNFGGRGGYGGGGGGSRGSYGGGDGGYNGFGGDGGNYGGGPGYSSRGGYGGGGPGYGNQGGGYGGGGGGYDGYNEGGNFGGNYGGGGSYNDFGNYSGQQQSNYGPMKGGSFGGRSSGSPYGGGYGSGGGSGGYGSRRF; encoded by the exons ATGGAGGTAAAACCGCCGCCCGGTCGCCCCCAGCCCGACTCCggccgtcgccgccgccgccggggggAGGAG GGCCATGATCCAAAGGAACCAGAacagttgagaaaactgtttATTGGTGGTCTGAGCTTTGAAACTACAGATGATAGCTTAAGAGAACATTTTGAGAAATGGGGCACACTTACAGATTGTGTG gtGATGAGAGACCCCCAAACAAAACGTTCCAGGGGCTTTGGTTTTGTGACTTACTCTTGTGTTGAAGAGGTGGATGCAGCAATGTGTGCTCGACCACACAAGGTTGATGGGCGTGTAGTGGAACCAAAGAGAGCTGTTTCTAGAGAG gatTCTGTAAAGCCTGGTGCCCATCTAACAGTGAAGAAAATTTTTGTTGGTGGTATTAAAGAAGATACAGAAGAATATAATTTGAGAGACTACTTTGAAAAGTATGGCAAGATTGAAACCATAGAAGTTATGGAAGACAGGCAGAGTGGAAAAAAGAGAGGATTTGCTTTTGTAACTTTTGATGATCATGATACAGTTGATAAAATTGTTG TTCAGAAATACCACACTATTAATGGGCATAATTGTGAAGTGAAAAAGGCCCTTTCTAAACAAGAGATGCAATCTGCTGGATCACAAAGAG GTCGTGGAGGTGGATCTGGCAACTTTATGGGTCGTGGAGGAAACTTTGGAGGTGGTGGAGGTAACTTTGGCCGTGGTGGAAACTTTGGTGGAAGAG gaggctatggtggtggaggtggtggcagCAGAGGTAGTTATGGAGGAGGTGATGGTGGATATAACGGATTTGGAGGCGACG GTGGTAACTATGGCGGTGGTCCTGGTTACAGTAGTAGAGGAGGCTATGGTGGTGGTGGACCAGGATATGGAAACCAAGGTGGTGGATATGGTGGCGGTGGTGGAGGATATGATGGTTACAATGAAGGAGGAAATTTTGGAG GTAactatggtggtggtgggagctaTAATGATTTTGGAAATTATAGTGGACAACAGCAATCAAATTATGGACCCATGAAGGGGGGAAGTTTTGGTGGAAGAAGCTCGGGAAGTCCCTATGgtg GTGGTTATGGATCTGGTGGTGGAAGTGGTGGATATGGTAGCAGAAGGTTctaa
- the HNRNPA3 gene encoding heterogeneous nuclear ribonucleoprotein A3 isoform X2, with product MEGHDPKEPEQLRKLFIGGLSFETTDDSLREHFEKWGTLTDCVVMRDPQTKRSRGFGFVTYSCVEEVDAAMCARPHKVDGRVVEPKRAVSREDSVKPGAHLTVKKIFVGGIKEDTEEYNLRDYFEKYGKIETIEVMEDRQSGKKRGFAFVTFDDHDTVDKIVVQKYHTINGHNCEVKKALSKQEMQSAGSQRGRGGGSGNFMGRGGNFGGGGGNFGRGGNFGGRGGYGGGGGGSRGSYGGGDGGYNGFGGDGGNYGGGPGYSSRGGYGGGGPGYGNQGGGYGGGGGGYDGYNEGGNFGGNYGGGGSYNDFGNYSGQQQSNYGPMKGGSFGGRSSGSPYGGGYGSGGGSGGYGSRRF from the exons ATGGAG GGCCATGATCCAAAGGAACCAGAacagttgagaaaactgtttATTGGTGGTCTGAGCTTTGAAACTACAGATGATAGCTTAAGAGAACATTTTGAGAAATGGGGCACACTTACAGATTGTGTG gtGATGAGAGACCCCCAAACAAAACGTTCCAGGGGCTTTGGTTTTGTGACTTACTCTTGTGTTGAAGAGGTGGATGCAGCAATGTGTGCTCGACCACACAAGGTTGATGGGCGTGTAGTGGAACCAAAGAGAGCTGTTTCTAGAGAG gatTCTGTAAAGCCTGGTGCCCATCTAACAGTGAAGAAAATTTTTGTTGGTGGTATTAAAGAAGATACAGAAGAATATAATTTGAGAGACTACTTTGAAAAGTATGGCAAGATTGAAACCATAGAAGTTATGGAAGACAGGCAGAGTGGAAAAAAGAGAGGATTTGCTTTTGTAACTTTTGATGATCATGATACAGTTGATAAAATTGTTG TTCAGAAATACCACACTATTAATGGGCATAATTGTGAAGTGAAAAAGGCCCTTTCTAAACAAGAGATGCAATCTGCTGGATCACAAAGAG GTCGTGGAGGTGGATCTGGCAACTTTATGGGTCGTGGAGGAAACTTTGGAGGTGGTGGAGGTAACTTTGGCCGTGGTGGAAACTTTGGTGGAAGAG gaggctatggtggtggaggtggtggcagCAGAGGTAGTTATGGAGGAGGTGATGGTGGATATAACGGATTTGGAGGCGACG GTGGTAACTATGGCGGTGGTCCTGGTTACAGTAGTAGAGGAGGCTATGGTGGTGGTGGACCAGGATATGGAAACCAAGGTGGTGGATATGGTGGCGGTGGTGGAGGATATGATGGTTACAATGAAGGAGGAAATTTTGGAG GTAactatggtggtggtgggagctaTAATGATTTTGGAAATTATAGTGGACAACAGCAATCAAATTATGGACCCATGAAGGGGGGAAGTTTTGGTGGAAGAAGCTCGGGAAGTCCCTATGgtg GTGGTTATGGATCTGGTGGTGGAAGTGGTGGATATGGTAGCAGAAGGTTctaa